The Desulfovibrio sp. G11 region TGCGTGGCATTCGCGAAATACTCATCTATCAGCAGCAGCCCACCTTTTTACATGCCATTTCTCAAGCCATACGCGACAGCGTGCGTCCTCGTGCTTTTTTGGAAACAGCGCCACCCATTCCCACTTGGGTTCTGGAAAGTACGGGCTTTGTGCTTATTGGTTGTACGCTCGCTTGGATGACCCTAATACAGGACGCGAGCAGGGCTGCCATAACCGCAAATATTGCCATGCTCACACTTACAGCCTGGCGCGTGTTGCCTTCTTTGAACCGGGCAGTTGGCGCTATTATTAATATTCGGGCTAACCAGCCCACGGGCCTGCCCTGCCTTGAATATATGGAACAGCTCAAAGCCGTGCCGCAACTTGATGTGGAATCCCAAGATTCGGATTTTGCCATCAAGGATGGGATCCGACTTGACAATATTTGTTACCGTTATCCCGGCGCCGAGCAAGACTCCCTTAAAGGCGTCACTCTTGATATCCCTAAAGGAGCCAGTGTCGGCATTATCGGCAAATCCGGCGCCGGAAAAAGTACCCTGATCAATGTGTTGTCCGGTTTGTTGCAACCCGCTTCGGGCAGAATTCTTGTGGACGGGCGCGAAATGACGCCGGGGCAAGTGCTGACCTACCGCCAGAGCATAGGCTATGTGCCACAAAATCCGTATCTTATGGCAGGTACAGTGGCTGAAAACATTGCATTCAGCCAGTGGGGCAGACCGCCGGATGCTGAACGGCTGCACGAGGCCTGCCAGCAGGCACAGATTGATTTTTTGGGAGAAAATTTTGAAAATCTCTCGCGTGGCATCGGCGAAAACGGGGCGGGCCTTTCAGGCGGGCAGGCGCAACGGGTGACCATTGCGCGCGCATTGTACGCAAGGCCCGCAGTGCTCATCTTTGATGAAGCCACGAGTTCATTGGACCACCGCACAGAAGAAAGCATTCGGAGAACAATTGCCGAGTTGCCGCAAGGGATAACACGTATTATTATCGCCCATAAGCTTACGGCGCTGAAAAATTGTGATCTGGTCTACTGGCTTGAGGATGGTCGAATCTACCGCAAAGGCGAGGCAGCCGAACTGTTGGCTGACTATCAGACCTTGGAGGAAAATAATGCCTGACAAACAGGTATGGGATATTACGGAAGCTTTGGCTCTCGCTGATACATGGCAAAATAGATTCGACGGCAAAAATATGCCTGAGGGATTTTTCCCACAGCTTCACGCCCTGGCTGAGTATCTGCATGACAATGGACAGGTGCAGCGTGCGGTAGATTTGCTGCGGAGCGAAAGCTCCATGGGAGTATCCCGTTTTTTGGGGCACAGGCTGGAACACGCGAGGCTATTGTCCCGTGCGCTTTTTGACGCGGGCGAGTCCGACGAAGCACTGAAGCTGGTTGAATATTATGGTTCGCGGCCATATCTCTTCGATGATCTGAACAAACTGGGCTATTTCCTTTTTTGCCGTAGCGCACATTGCCTTGCAACGCATGATGCCCTCAAACTCGCCCATTGCGTTACGCTGCTGGTAGAAACCCAGGCCGGTATGAAGGATGCGAACCTTATTCGCATAATCCAGCAGGCCGGCGGTATCAATGCCTTGATTCGGGCGGCCGGTTCTCTTGATTTTTCTACGCGCATGCTTTTAAGAGTTTTTGGTTTGGCTCAGCGACTGGCAGGTAAGGGCGTGGCTGCTGGTGTTATAGGTCGAGGCTTGCACTTTGCTGTGAATATCTTGCGCTCAGTCAGCCGTCTCAAAGGAGGTAATCTTGTTGGATTACTTCCCCGGAGAACACCCGGCAAGGTTAGAATCAGGGCGATGGTTGGTAACAATCATCCGGTTGTGGTAACCCGGGCCATGGGGGGGATCGGTGACTTACTGATGATGACGCCGGGTCTCAAGGCATTGGCCCGGAAGCATCCTGACCGCGAGGTATGGTTTGCTATCCCCAAAGGATTTCATCAGCTGTTTTATGGCTTCGAAAGCATCAAAACCGTAGATATTGATCACCTCGAATTGTACCAAGAAGATTGCTTCGCTCTACATAATCTGACTGAATGTCCTGCTTCGCGCGTGGAAACTTCTACATTGCCAAATGTCAAGCAAAATCGCATAGACATTTTTGCTGCAGCCATGGGGATAACAGCAAAAGAGTTGGATTCTGTCGGCCGCACCCCAGTTTACACAGTTACTGATGAAGAACGGTTATGGGCTATAAGTTATTTAGCTCAAAAAAATTTAGAGCCTGGGCAAGCGATAGCGATCCAGCCTTATGCAGCAGATGCATATAAAAATTATCCCCATATGGAACTTCTTGCCACAAAATTGGCAAGAGATACCTCTGTATTGGTATTTCACAACTCTCCACTACAGGGATATGAAAATGAAAATATCCTTAAGGTGGATAACTGCACTTTGCGGCAGTCAATTGCGCTACTGTCGCAATGTAAAATGCTTGTAGCTGTAGATAGCGCGTTTGTACATATTGCTGCAGCACTGGCAATAGAAACGGCTTCTCTTTTTGGGCCAACGAACGGAGAATTATTTACAAAATATTATGATAAATGCCATGTTATTCATGGGCATAATGTAACAAATTGTCACTCTTGCTGGCGAAATAAATTTGTTGTTTGCCCCAGAACGCATAGCAATACAAGCAAATGCTTATATGAAATTGACATAGAATATATTACTGAAGAAATTTTCAATTCTTATCCTGAGTTCGTTGAAGAAAAAGCCACTACCATCGATGAAAGCTTGAAAAGTATTTTAAACTTCGCAAAAGAGAAGGCATCTTCGCCTAAATATTCAGGAGGTTTAGGAAGGGTAAAATTCTGTATATCTGGGATACGGTGGGTTTTTTCTCGGTGCTTTTTAACACAAAAATATGGAAAGTTCTCTTTACAAATTGAAATATTTTTTTTCAATCTGCTTCATTTTTTTGAAAAGCCATTCAAAAAACATCGACATATGGACCTACTTCTAGTACAGCCAAATGGTCTGGGTGATGCTATTATTAATAAAGCTTATTCTGATTATTTAATAGAAAGGATGCACTTTAGAAAAGACCGCGTACTGATCCTTGCTACAGAAACTTGGAAAGGGTTAGAAAA contains the following coding sequences:
- a CDS encoding ATP-binding cassette domain-containing protein, with the protein product MLPHRLRKSGTGLFISMVILGLLELGGILSLSLFVGVLNDPERVQQSKYAALILEYAPFLGPVFADSRTLMLCTVLVPISMIVTKNMVSAFVTWKTGLLGGEVAGFVGCEIMRRFVYMPYDWHISSLSAEAFTKMSWRHSLGQLLIQSMVAYSNFITAGLLFLGLFIYAPGLTMLVLGVMAVTAVTLYGAVRKNIDKSSHNNAQAQAKESHATMAAVRGIREILIYQQQPTFLHAISQAIRDSVRPRAFLETAPPIPTWVLESTGFVLIGCTLAWMTLIQDASRAAITANIAMLTLTAWRVLPSLNRAVGAIINIRANQPTGLPCLEYMEQLKAVPQLDVESQDSDFAIKDGIRLDNICYRYPGAEQDSLKGVTLDIPKGASVGIIGKSGAGKSTLINVLSGLLQPASGRILVDGREMTPGQVLTYRQSIGYVPQNPYLMAGTVAENIAFSQWGRPPDAERLHEACQQAQIDFLGENFENLSRGIGENGAGLSGGQAQRVTIARALYARPAVLIFDEATSSLDHRTEESIRRTIAELPQGITRIIIAHKLTALKNCDLVYWLEDGRIYRKGEAAELLADYQTLEENNA
- a CDS encoding glycosyltransferase family 9 protein; the encoded protein is MPDKQVWDITEALALADTWQNRFDGKNMPEGFFPQLHALAEYLHDNGQVQRAVDLLRSESSMGVSRFLGHRLEHARLLSRALFDAGESDEALKLVEYYGSRPYLFDDLNKLGYFLFCRSAHCLATHDALKLAHCVTLLVETQAGMKDANLIRIIQQAGGINALIRAAGSLDFSTRMLLRVFGLAQRLAGKGVAAGVIGRGLHFAVNILRSVSRLKGGNLVGLLPRRTPGKVRIRAMVGNNHPVVVTRAMGGIGDLLMMTPGLKALARKHPDREVWFAIPKGFHQLFYGFESIKTVDIDHLELYQEDCFALHNLTECPASRVETSTLPNVKQNRIDIFAAAMGITAKELDSVGRTPVYTVTDEERLWAISYLAQKNLEPGQAIAIQPYAADAYKNYPHMELLATKLARDTSVLVFHNSPLQGYENENILKVDNCTLRQSIALLSQCKMLVAVDSAFVHIAAALAIETASLFGPTNGELFTKYYDKCHVIHGHNVTNCHSCWRNKFVVCPRTHSNTSKCLYEIDIEYITEEIFNSYPEFVEEKATTIDESLKSILNFAKEKASSPKYSGGLGRVKFCISGIRWVFSRCFLTQKYGKFSLQIEIFFFNLLHFFEKPFKKHRHMDLLLVQPNGLGDAIINKAYSDYLIERMHFRKDRVLILATETWKGLEKELHPDSAVFFFNKQKFETNFLYRLSLYRYLKKYYFSYVLCNLRWKPRYITDRLMLVISGRNKAIAAHENSDHAQKVLFQQWCTKKKMNCVDVSDIRSEFRRIPQFYKHVFGKIIETPPRRTVFHRSACLASRYVRGNYIVLHVGNADVRRRWGVEKFSQVGEYFANKGYQILIVGGYCERDLIDAFDQKFKILIDQLHLAVSSSKCNTQSLGIGVF